Proteins encoded by one window of Anopheles maculipalpis chromosome 2RL, idAnoMacuDA_375_x, whole genome shotgun sequence:
- the LOC126558979 gene encoding V-type proton ATPase subunit E: MALSDADVQKQIKHMMAFIEQEANEKAEEIDAKAEEEFNIEKGRLVQQQRLKIMEYYEKKEKQVELQKKIQSSNMLNQARLKVLKVREDHVSSVLEECRRRLGEVTKDSTRYGEILTALITQGLLQLMEANVLIRGRQVDAQVIQNVLPAAVESYKSKCGRDVVVTLDTESFLPADTTGGVDLLAQSGRIKVSNTLESRLELIAQQLVPEIRNALFGRNMNRKFND, translated from the exons ATGGCTCTAAGCGATGCAGATGTTCAGAAACAG ATCAAGCACATGATGGCCTTCATCGAGCAGGAGGCCAACGAGAAGGCGGAAGAAATCGATGCAAAAGCCGAAGAAGAGTTTAACATCGAGAAGGGCCGTCTGGTGCAACAGCAGCGCCTGAAGATCATGGAATACtacgaaaagaaggaaaagcagGTCGAGCTGCAGAAGAAGATCCAATCTTCTAACATGCTGAACCAGGCCCGTTTGAAGGTGCTAAAGGTACGGGAAGACCACGTATCCAGCGTGCTCGAGGAGTGCCGTCGTCGTCTCGGCGAAGTAACGAAGGATTCCACTCGCTACGGCGAAATCCTGACTGCCCTCATCACTCAGGGATTGCTGCAG TTGATGGAAGCCAACGTTCTTATCCGTGGCCGTCAAGTGGACGCCCAAGTTATCCAGAACGTCCTGCCGGCAGCTGTCGAATCGTACAAGTCCAAGTGTGGGCGTGATGTTGTGGTCACTTTGGACACGGAGTCCTTCCTACCGGCTGACACGACTGGTGGCGTTGATCTGCTTGCACAGTCGGGACGTATTAAG GTATCCAACACGCTTGAGTCGCGACTGGAGCTGATTGCCCAGCAGTTGGTGCCGGAGATCCGTAATGCGCTGTTCGGTCGCAACATGAACCGCAAATTCAACGATTAA
- the LOC126558171 gene encoding 39S ribosomal protein L37, mitochondrial: protein MRLTNSLLRQHIGFYFKKHWIQQGKRVPNSTGAEEELVARGIAAVDPSEVLKEHTPREDFVIPGMVPPPVRYDETHPLWKPEPAFVYGDTNVLLEGVRQAQSLLNTVVFDDLPLKLEEKLDQTKIAAPLDRSMQHAVLSALVFDTEQVKTAIQKVPDRPAYKLPRTYGISEGRKNQLILSKLVTHCDRFVGRSVNVNRKVVFNARFLVPIVKESERVLLNLKAESMIISHEPLKPLDTAVYRPMDLELPNLFPLKETVSIPVQNIYDWRNDYPISRNYKFSHPHTILIHCSPSDVKNATELPVSRDQIEGRTMVKAFAAAAARARQLYGEDVKTLPIPITVQAVQTDSKTFHFSVYQLNTLDLSSSTERNMWFRKAPLDLYSQCGYVVGKPTLDDYNKDVLRHFAVFYSN from the exons atgagGCTAACAAACAGTCTTCTGAGACAGCACATAGGATTCTACTTCAAGAAGCACTGGATCCAGCAAGGCAAACGTGTACCGAACAGTACCGGTGCCGAGGAGGAACTAGTCGCTCGCGGTATTGCTGCAGTCGATCCCTCGGAAGTTCTGAAAGAGCATACACCCCGGGAGGATTTCGTTATCCCCGGCATGGTTCCACCGCCGGTAAGATACGATGAAACGCATCCCCTATGGAAACCGGAGCCGGCGTTTGTGTACGGTGACACAAATGTCCTGCTGGAAGGTGTACGTCAGGCACAAAGTTTACTAAACACGGTTGTGTTCGATGATCTACCGTTGAAATTGGAGGAAAAGCTAGATCAAACAAAGATTGCCGCTccgctcgatcgatcgatgcagCATGCCGTGCTGTCGGCCCTGGTCTTTGACACGGAACAGGTAAAAACGGCCATTCAAAAGGTTCCGGATCGCCCCGCTTACAAGCTACCACGCACGTATGGCATTTCCGAGGGACGGAAAAA TCAACTGATACTGTCCAAGCTGGTAACGCACTGTGACCGATTCGTCGGACGATCTGTGAATGTGAATCGCAAAGTAGTTTTCAATGCCCGATTTTTAGTCCCGATTGTAAAAGAAAGCGAACGAGTTCTGCTAAACTTGAAGGCGGAATCGATGATTATATCGCACGAACCATTGAAACCACTGGATACCGCCGTTTATCGTCCGATGGATCTGGAGCTACCGAACCTGTTCCCACTGAAGGAAACTGTGTCAATACCGGTGCAAAACATTTATGACTGGAGAAACGATTATC CTATCAGCCGTAATTACAAATTTTCCCATCCTCACACCATCCTCATACACTGCTCGCCGAGCGACGTGAAAAATGCGACGGAATTACCCGTGTCGCGTGATCAAATCGAAGGACGAACGATGGTAAAAGCATTCGCTGCGGCAGCTGCCCGTGCCCGCCAACTGTACGGTGAGGATGTAAAAACACTGCCCATTCCCATCACGGTCCAGGCGGTACAAACCGACAGCAAAACGTTCCACTTTAGCGTGTACCAGCTGAACACGCTGGATCTAAGCTCCAGCACGGAACGTAATATGTGGTTCCGGAAGGCACCGTTGGATCTGTACTCGCAGTGCGGCTATGTTGTCGGAAAGCCTACGCTCGATGACTATAACAAGGATGTGCTGCGACATTTTGCTGTATTCTATTCGAATTAG
- the LOC126558030 gene encoding uncharacterized protein LOC126558030 yields the protein MSKSPASVVSSDETHSASDESLVISAANSHTSLRSIGVTKAVKKSSKDEPTATGNSMAKERPPWRPASLTAVVVPPPPKPDIKARLLEASKRMRRVNAVVQTDPVHTKLMKEVSTDEQTDLIAMVDEEILTDGNLVIREVGNLILTHSVAQMTDGVEMCDSGTQTAIPRSGISFRKFLEPIAVGDGQSNPVANSFKLSTEESHLDVDMATTITLESLGENFVNDPQEPSSSQSSSDSIKEPNTPDLISATVEGDPSPHRTATLLETPTFAAWQNLDFSDEESESYAPRELPRRSIGEGNRPWAEFKDLVIGSRVANMRLSPIPPRRPRAPNQKTVTWSDRQHRAVSKLINEASALVDMFDHVSLLLGPDISLHKLPPQQEFRLPPAKWEPLLTKSCDLLEEKLAQVRHLTMSDFDSQKLTVDAKVVSCTSPIISDVGPEDI from the exons ATGAGCAAATCTCCCGCTAGCGTAGTATCTTCCGATGAAACACACAGTGCCAGTGATGAATCATTGGTAATATCAGCCGCCAATTCACACACCTCACTCAG ATCTATTGGAGTAACGAAAGCGGTAAAGAAATCATCGAAAGACGAACCGACTGCGACAGGAAACTCGATGGCCAAAGAAAGGCCACCTTGGCGCCCCGCTAGTCTTACTGCGGTCGTAgtcccaccaccaccgaaaccGGACATAAAAGCACGGCTACTTGAGGCTTCCAA GCGTATGCGTCGCGTAAATGCAGTTGTGCAGACGGATCCAGTTCACACGAAGCTGATGAAGGAAGTGTCGACGGACGAGCAAACCGATCTGATAGCGATGGTGGACGAGGAAATACTGACCGATGGCAATCTGGTGATACGTGAAGTTGGCAACC tGATACTTACACATTCGGTGGCGCAAATGACGGATGGTGTGGAAATGTGTGACAGTGGCACACAGACCGCTATTCCTCGAAGTGGAATTTCGTTCCGGAAGTTCCTCGAACCGATCGCTGTGGGTGATGGGCAGAGTAATCCAGTTGCTAACTCGTTCAAACTTTCTACGGAGGAATCTCATTTAGATGTGGACATGGCTACCACTATCACGCTGGAATCTCTTGGTGAAAACTTTGTCAACGATCCACAGGAACCAAGTTCATCTCAAAGTAGCAGTGATAGTATCAAAGAACCGAACACACCAGATTTAATCAGTGCGACGGTTGAAGGTGATCCGTCCCCACATCGTACCGCGACCTTGCTTGAAACACCCACCTTCGCTGCGTGGCAAAATCTGGACTTCTCGGACGAAGAATCGGAAAGCTACGCTCCCCGCGAGCTACCTCGTCGATCGATCGGAGAAGGTAATCGTCCGTGGGCAGAGTTTAAGGATCTAGTGATTGGATCAAGGGTAGCTAATATGCGACTTTCGCCCATACCGCCCCGAAGACCCCGAGCACCGAATCAAAAGACAGTTACATGGAGCGATAGGCAGCACCGAGCGGTATCAAAGTTGATAAACGAAGCATCCGCACTGGTAGACATGTTCGATCATGTTTCGCTGTTGCTGGGGCCAGATATATCGCTACACAAACTTCCACCACAGCAAGAGTTTCGTCTTCCGCCCGCAAAATGGGAACCACTGTTGACAAAGTCCTGCGATTTGCTGGAGGAAAAGCTAGCCCAAGTGAGACATCTTACTATGAGCGATTTCGACAGCCAAAAACTAACGGTGGACGCGAAAGTAGTGTCTTGCACCTCACCTATCATATCGGACGTTGGGCCAGAAGATATTTAA
- the LOC126559326 gene encoding uncharacterized protein LOC126559326 codes for MIFVRSIIPLLLAGTLLAPLSRGLECYSCSTDNDDLDCDNVATLESVSCTPFSATNHPVQPVCGYKRLVPSSAETPERIWRGCAVSGECALLSRQGNEAFNSVFRMSACEECEEQNCNGPKNGGTIVRHDHLAWWTVSLLAVLSKMGLLANK; via the coding sequence atgatcTTCGTACGATCGATAATTCCGTTGCTGTTAGCTGGTACATTGCTCGCCCCTCTCTCACGCGGGTTGGAGTGCTATAGTTGCAGCACCGACAACGACGATCTGGACTGTGATAATGTCGCGACCCTGGAAAGTGTTTCCTGTACACCATTCAGCGCCACAAACCATCCAGTGCAACCAGTCTGTGGCTACAAACGCTTGGTTCCAAGCTCCGCCGAAACACCGGAACGTATATGGCGCGGATGTGCCGTTAGTGGAGAGTGTGCACTACTGTCGCGCCAGGGCAATGAAGCCTTTAATTCCGTCTTCCGAATGTCAGCATGCGAAGAATGCGAAGAGCAGAATTGTAACGGACCCAAGAACGGTGGAACGATCGTACGCCATGATCATCTTGCCTGGTGGACTGTTTCCCTACTTGCAGTACTATCGAAAATGGGATTacttgcaaacaaataa